In Flammeovirgaceae bacterium 311, one DNA window encodes the following:
- a CDS encoding tRNA(His)-5'-guanylyltransferase produces MFLADGWKRGIGVYWKNVEKEGYNPSKDRKTLVVRKELFVDYELPMKDEYSEFILNLIESKE; encoded by the coding sequence ATGTTTCTGGCCGATGGATGGAAAAGAGGAATAGGGGTGTACTGGAAAAATGTGGAAAAGGAAGGATATAACCCTTCAAAGGACCGGAAGACCCTAGTTGTCAGGAAGGAACTATTTGTAGACTATGAGTTGCCAATGAAAGATGAGTACAGTGAATTTATCCTTAATCTGATTGAAAGTAAAGAATAA
- a CDS encoding TonB family protein (COG0810 Periplasmic protein TonB, links inner and outer membranes): MRLAFLLLFISTTLFGQEKRFFTPYFQSMTDEKTSQERIFSFDDQQTTIEDYKEGQLVEKGIIYGLTDIIKINEFAWYCISQGNKNNYRSYFDNVKGTFEFYEKGQLCKRVIFNGIEVKYAQVWNQDGQEILTNGSGETSDTSENGDEQFYVKYSDSTLVMYYGVRIQKQDTIYYTVDKLAAPKEGVQSFYNRLFKVLKYPGFARLAGIEGRVYIEFIVDERGKLIEFKPLTNEGYNFEAKVIKKLEKFPDWNPAVYQNKFVKTRRVLPVVFRLED, encoded by the coding sequence ATGAGACTCGCTTTTCTTCTTCTGTTTATTTCAACAACACTCTTTGGGCAAGAAAAAAGATTTTTTACCCCTTATTTTCAAAGTATGACGGATGAAAAGACGTCGCAGGAAAGGATTTTTAGTTTTGATGATCAACAAACAACCATTGAAGACTATAAAGAGGGCCAACTTGTTGAAAAAGGGATAATATATGGCCTAACTGATATAATCAAAATAAATGAATTTGCATGGTATTGCATATCACAGGGAAACAAAAATAACTACCGTAGTTATTTTGATAATGTAAAAGGCACATTTGAGTTTTATGAAAAAGGTCAGTTATGTAAAAGAGTGATTTTCAATGGGATTGAAGTTAAATATGCACAAGTTTGGAATCAGGATGGGCAAGAGATTTTAACGAATGGCAGTGGAGAAACTTCAGATACATCAGAAAATGGAGATGAACAGTTTTATGTTAAATACAGTGATTCCACATTGGTTATGTATTATGGCGTGAGAATCCAAAAGCAGGATACCATCTATTACACCGTAGATAAATTAGCTGCTCCAAAAGAGGGTGTTCAAAGTTTTTATAACAGGCTGTTTAAGGTTTTGAAGTATCCTGGGTTTGCCAGGTTGGCTGGCATCGAAGGGAGAGTATATATCGAATTCATTGTGGATGAGCGTGGTAAGCTTATTGAGTTTAAGCCACTAACAAATGAAGGATATAATTTTGAAGCAAAAGTCATTAAAAAGCTTGAGAAGTTTCCGGACTGGAATCCTGCAGTATATCAAAATAAATTTGTAAAGACGAGGCGTGTTTTACCAGTGGTATTCAGGTTAGAAGACTGA